The Bacillus sp. B-jedd sequence AATTGCAGCCTTGAGGCCCCGGCGGTTCTCAAAGCTTCAATCGGCTGTCCCGGGACATCCGTCAGCATATCCGCAAAAATCCTCCCTAAAATACCGCCATATGGAATGGCAAGAGCGAATATTGCCGCGAAAGGGGAAAGTCCAATGGCTGCAACGAAAAGCCAGGCCCAAACTAATTCATGGATCGACCGAGTAAATCCAAGGATTCCGCGGAAGAATAATTTTGAAAAGAACCTGGAAGCTTTGGCGTTAAAGAGAACCCCAGAAGCCAAAACCCCTGCTATAAAAGCGTAGACGAAGGCAATCGCCATTCCGGCAGTGGCATAGGCGAGGGTCAGCCATGAAGCTTTAAGCCCAAGCAAAAGCACGTCCGAGGAAAGGGAAGGGAAAACAAGCCCTTTAAAGATTTCAATAATCATTGTACTGCCGCCGGAATGGGCCAATCCGGAACCCCATTCGACGAATGATAAACTCCATATAAAAACAAACAGTAAAATAGCTGTCAATGTCAGCCGCTTATGGGACCTAAACCGGGACGCCAGTGTGTTATTCATTGGCCTGGACCACTTTCAGCTTATATAAATCGCCCAGAAGTTGATCCGTAACCTGCTCTGTCGGAAGGTCAAAAAAGATTTGGCCATCCTTGAGCGCAATAATCCTCGAGAAATACTTTCTGGCATACTCGACTGAATGAAGGCTGGCGATGAGCGTCTGATTTTGTTCCGAAACGATGGAGGATAAGACAGCTAAAACATCCTCCGCGCGGGCTGGGTCAAGGGACGCTACTGGTTCATCGGCCAAGACGATTTCCGGCTTTTGGACAAGCAAGCGGGCGAGGGCGACCCTTTGCTGTTCTCCGCCGGAAAGGGAGGAGGTCTCCTCAAACATCTTGTCTTCAAGGCCGACCCGCCGTAGGGCAAGCTCAGCCATTTGCTTGTCCCGGGGCAGGAACAGCGAAATCAGTGATTTTACAAGACCCCAATCGGCAAGCCGACCGGCGAGGACATTATGAATGACCGCGAGCTGGCCGACAAGGTCGAATTGCTGGCGGATGACCCCGGCTTTCTTGGCAAAAGCTTTTCCGCTTTTATAAAGCGAGCGACGTTTTCCAGCGACAATCCATTCGCCCTCATCAGGCTCTACCGTGCCGACGATAGTATTCAGCAAAGTTGTTTTCCCGGCGCCGCTCGGACCGATCAGTGCGACTTTCTCGCCTTTGGAAATAATAAAAGAAAGGGAAGAGAGTGCAGACTTCTTCCCAAACGATTTTGAAATATTAATAGCCTCTAACATTCTGATTTGTTCCATTTCCATCACACCTGTTACTTGATAATCTTCAATTCTTTTGCAACTTCTTCAATCGCCTGGTAATTTTCGTTTTTCGTCTCGATAAATTTATCGGTTGCGAACATGTTCAGCCCGGAAAGCTGTTCGGGCGTCATGGAAAGAAGCGCTGTTTTTACTTTTTCTTTTGTCTCTTTATCCGTTTTATTAATCATCCAATGATAGTCATAATAGGCCGGAGTTGTGTAAAAAACATTGACTTTATTTGTATCGACCTTTTTCTCCTTCACAGCGGTTTCCCAAACAGCTTCATTCAGGGCACCCGCCTTAAACGCCCCCGATTCAATCAGTTTGTAGGTTGTATCATGGGAGCCGGAAAAATTCGGCTGGTCGTCAAAATCCTTGGCAGGGTCAATGCCTTCCTTCATTAAATAGTAGCGGGGCATTAAATGGCCAGAAGTTGAACTTTCACTTCCGAAAGTAAAAGATTTCCCCTTCAGGTCGCCAAGCGAGCTGATGCCCGAATCCTTTTGAGTAATAAATACGGAGTGAAATTCCGCATCACGCGGCCTTTGGGCTATTGCCTCCGCTTCAGGGACCAGGCTTTTCGCCTGCACGCCTGTCAATCCTCCAAAAAACGCCAGCTGGATATCCCCGCGCTGAAAGGCCGTTACAAGTGCAGCATAATCAACTGATGGGACAAATTCAACTTTCATACCTGTTTCTTCTGACAAGTGTTTTGCGACCGCATCCATGCTCTTTTTCATCTCAGTGGCGCTTTGATCGGGGATCGCGCCGATTTTAAAAACTTTACCCTTATTATTTTCAACTGAATCGGACGATTCCTCTTTGTTTCCGCATCCCGCAGCAGCCAGCATCAGTAACGCAGCAAGGAAAACGACTAGCCATTTTTTCATATAGATTGCCTCCGTTATAATCATGTAAGTTCACTGTTGTTAATTTTATAGAAAAAAGGCGAAAGTACAATGGATTTAACAATATAGCCATGATTCAAATTATCGATACAGTCCATATGAGTCAATCGAAATTCTCGATATAGCTTTCTCTGGCAAAACAAATCCCCGCAGCCAATTAGCTGCAGGGAACCATTTCATTGTTTAAGCTTTTATAGACCATTCTTCCACATTCCAAACCCTCGTTACCCATCCCTCATAAAATTCAGGCTCATGGCAGACGAGGACAATCGTGCCTTTATAGTTTTTAAGTGCCTTTTGCAATTCTTCTTTCGCGGTAATATCCAGATGGTTAGTCGGCTCGTCAAACAGGATCCAGTTGCTTTCATACATCATCAGCTTGCAGAGCCGGACTTTTGCTTGCTCACCGCCGCTTAATTGGCTGAGTGGGCGGGATATATGCTCATTCTTCAAACCACAGCGCGCGAGAGCGGCACGGACTTGATGCTGATCGAGCGAAGGGAACTCATTCCAGACATCATCAATCGGAGTGACGTCTTTTGCTTTCACTTCCTGTTCAAAATATGAAGGGAAGAGGAAATCACCACGTTCCACTTTACCGCCAAGAGGATCGATTTTGCCTAGCATTGTTTTCAGTAAAGTTGATTTACCGACTCCGTTGCAGCCGATAATCGCGATTTTTTCGCCTTTTTCGATGACCATGTCCATTTTGGGCAGGAGGGGATGAGTATAGCCAATTTCCAAATCCTTCGCTTCAAAAACAAAGCGGCTGCTACTACGCGACTCTTTAAATTCGAAAGTCGGCTTAATAGCTGTTTCCGGGCGATCAATCCGCTCCAGGCGCTCCAGCTGTTTCTGTCGACTTTTTGCACGGCCGGTCGTTGAATAACGGGCTTTATTTTTCGCAATGAAATCTTCCTGTTTTTTAATGAATTCTTGCTGTTTTTCGTACGCATTTATATGCTGATTTTTATTAATTTCAGCAAGCTCGAGGAATTTTTCATACGTCGCCGTATAGCGGGTCAGCTTTGAAAATTCCAGGTGGAAAATTGTATTCGAAACTGAGTTCATAAACTCCGTATCGTGGGAAATGAGCAGAAAAGCATACGGATATTCCTTCAGATAGCCGGACAACCATCGGATATGTTCGACATCGAGATAGTTTGTCGGCTCATCGAGCAAAAGGACTCTCGGCTGCTCGAGCAAAAGCTTGGCTAGAAGCACTTTTGTACGCTGTCCGCCGCTAAGCGCCGCGACATCCCTGTCAAGGCCAATCGCATCAAGCCCCAACCCCCGAGCCGCTTCTTCAATCTTAATATCCAATGTGTAAAATCCTCCGGCGTCAAGGGCGTCCTGAATTTCTCCCATCCGTTCCAGAAGTTCTTCAAGCTCTTCAGGAGTCGCATCGGCCATTTTAGCCGTCACTTCATTCAACTCCCGTTCCTTTTCAAAAAGGGGAAGGAAGGCATCACGGAGAACATCGCGCATCGAGCGTCCCGCGGTAAGTACGGTGTGCTGGTCCAGGTATCCGTATTGCACGCCAGGTGTCCATTCGACCTTCCCGCTGTCGTGGATGAGTTGATTCGTAATAATATTCATCAGCGTTGACTTACCGACGCCGTTCGCGCCAACGAGGCCAACATGGTCCTCGGCCAATAGCCGGAAAGAGACATCTTTGAAAAGGGTGCGATCCCCGAATGTATGACTTAAATTTTCTACAATTAATAGTGCCATTTCGATTGAATTCCTCACTTCTTTTAAAAATACACCTATTTTCCTATCATACAAGATTTTTACCGAATCCGCTATATCCCTGAAGCGTAAAGCAGAAGTGTACCCGTGTAAAAAAAGGATTTTTTGGCATAGTAAAGAAATTAATAATGAAAAAGGGGGAATCAATTTGAATTTAAAGCTTACAGAACTGACAAAGGATAACTGGGAAGAGTGTGCAAGATTAAAAGTACACGAAGATTAAAAGGATTTTATGGCACCAAATCTATATTCAATTGCTGAAGTACAGTTTCTTGACAACTTTGAAGCCGGGGGAATTCAGGATGGAGAGAGGATGATAGGGTATGCAATGGCGGGCCTTGATCCTGATGAACATAACTACTGGATTTACCGTTTTATGATCGATAAAGAGAGCCAAGGGAAAGGGTATGGCAAAAAAGGACTCCAGTTGCTTACGGACAGGCTTAAACAGAACGAAGGATGCAGGTTGATCATGGTTGGTAATCATCCGGAAAACGAATCAGCTTCAAGGCTGTATAAATCCTGCAGATTCGAAGACAAAGGGATGGCGCCATGGGGTGAAAAGCTGATGGGGCTGCAAGTAAACGAATGAAAAATCAACATTGAACAAAATTTCGCTACCTAGTAAATTTTATTTCAACTTTACAGAAATAACGTTCACTTCCGAGTGAAATTATTCTCTATATCACTTAACCTTTGTTCAAATAAAAAAAGTGGAGTCCCATTTGAACGGGACTCCACTTTTTTCTATACTTCCACCGTTTCCGCCTGCTTAGCAGGTTTGAAAACATTGAAGATGAGGTTAAGGATA is a genomic window containing:
- a CDS encoding phosphonate ABC transporter ATP-binding protein, which gives rise to MEQIRMLEAINISKSFGKKSALSSLSFIISKGEKVALIGPSGAGKTTLLNTIVGTVEPDEGEWIVAGKRRSLYKSGKAFAKKAGVIRQQFDLVGQLAVIHNVLAGRLADWGLVKSLISLFLPRDKQMAELALRRVGLEDKMFEETSSLSGGEQQRVALARLLVQKPEIVLADEPVASLDPARAEDVLAVLSSIVSEQNQTLIASLHSVEYARKYFSRIIALKDGQIFFDLPTEQVTDQLLGDLYKLKVVQANE
- a CDS encoding putative selenate ABC transporter substrate-binding protein, with translation MKKWLVVFLAALLMLAAAGCGNKEESSDSVENNKGKVFKIGAIPDQSATEMKKSMDAVAKHLSEETGMKVEFVPSVDYAALVTAFQRGDIQLAFFGGLTGVQAKSLVPEAEAIAQRPRDAEFHSVFITQKDSGISSLGDLKGKSFTFGSESSTSGHLMPRYYLMKEGIDPAKDFDDQPNFSGSHDTTYKLIESGAFKAGALNEAVWETAVKEKKVDTNKVNVFYTTPAYYDYHWMINKTDKETKEKVKTALLSMTPEQLSGLNMFATDKFIETKNENYQAIEEVAKELKIIK
- a CDS encoding ABC-F family ATP-binding cassette domain-containing protein translates to MALLIVENLSHTFGDRTLFKDVSFRLLAEDHVGLVGANGVGKSTLMNIITNQLIHDSGKVEWTPGVQYGYLDQHTVLTAGRSMRDVLRDAFLPLFEKERELNEVTAKMADATPEELEELLERMGEIQDALDAGGFYTLDIKIEEAARGLGLDAIGLDRDVAALSGGQRTKVLLAKLLLEQPRVLLLDEPTNYLDVEHIRWLSGYLKEYPYAFLLISHDTEFMNSVSNTIFHLEFSKLTRYTATYEKFLELAEINKNQHINAYEKQQEFIKKQEDFIAKNKARYSTTGRAKSRQKQLERLERIDRPETAIKPTFEFKESRSSSRFVFEAKDLEIGYTHPLLPKMDMVIEKGEKIAIIGCNGVGKSTLLKTMLGKIDPLGGKVERGDFLFPSYFEQEVKAKDVTPIDDVWNEFPSLDQHQVRAALARCGLKNEHISRPLSQLSGGEQAKVRLCKLMMYESNWILFDEPTNHLDITAKEELQKALKNYKGTIVLVCHEPEFYEGWVTRVWNVEEWSIKA
- a CDS encoding GNAT family N-acetyltransferase, with protein sequence MAPNLYSIAEVQFLDNFEAGGIQDGERMIGYAMAGLDPDEHNYWIYRFMIDKESQGKGYGKKGLQLLTDRLKQNEGCRLIMVGNHPENESASRLYKSCRFEDKGMAPWGEKLMGLQVNE